From a single Aggregatilinea lenta genomic region:
- a CDS encoding pseudouridine-5'-phosphate glycosidase, whose amino-acid sequence MANSHLVISDEVGAALLAGSPVVALESTLITHGFPFPANIETATAMEDAIRAEGAVPATIAVINGQIRVGLSRDEIEMLGGLGSAGVRKCSRRDLPIVVGLKQHGATTVAGTMIVAHMAGISVFATGGIGGVHRGHPQDISADLIELGRTPITVVCAGAKSILDLPLTLEVLETQGVPVIGYGTETLPAFYSRSSGLPVDQRVDTPEDVARIARARDALRLAHGILVTVPVPEADALPEDVAEAAIAEATRQADALGIHGKDVTPFVLGNVLELTEGRSQQANIAALVNNARTGAQIAAALAILP is encoded by the coding sequence GTGGCAAACTCACATCTGGTTATTTCGGACGAAGTCGGCGCGGCGCTGCTGGCCGGGTCGCCGGTCGTAGCGCTCGAATCGACGCTGATCACGCACGGCTTCCCGTTCCCGGCTAACATCGAGACGGCGACGGCGATGGAAGATGCGATCCGCGCGGAGGGCGCGGTCCCGGCCACGATTGCCGTCATCAACGGGCAGATCCGCGTGGGCCTCAGCCGTGACGAGATCGAGATGCTCGGCGGGCTGGGCAGCGCAGGCGTGCGTAAGTGCTCCCGGCGCGACCTGCCGATCGTCGTCGGGCTGAAGCAGCACGGCGCGACAACCGTCGCGGGCACAATGATCGTGGCGCACATGGCGGGCATTTCCGTCTTCGCCACGGGCGGGATCGGCGGCGTACATCGCGGTCACCCGCAGGACATCTCGGCGGACCTGATCGAGTTGGGGCGCACGCCGATCACGGTCGTGTGCGCCGGGGCGAAGTCGATCCTCGACCTGCCGCTGACGCTCGAAGTGCTGGAGACGCAGGGCGTGCCGGTGATCGGTTATGGCACGGAAACGCTGCCCGCGTTTTACAGCCGGTCGAGCGGGCTGCCGGTCGATCAGCGCGTGGACACGCCCGAAGATGTGGCGCGTATCGCCCGCGCACGCGACGCGCTGCGGTTGGCGCACGGCATCCTGGTCACGGTCCCCGTGCCCGAAGCCGACGCGCTGCCCGAAGACGTGGCGGAAGCGGCCATCGCGGAAGCGACGCGTCAGGCCGACGCCCTGGGCATCCACGGCAAGGACGTGACGCCGTTCGTGCTGGGTAATGTGTTGGAACTGACGGAGGGCCGCTCGCAGCAGGCGAATATCGCGGCGCTGGTCAATAACGCCCGCACCGGCGCGCAGATCGCGGCAGCGCTGGCCATCTTGCCGTAA
- a CDS encoding helix-turn-helix domain-containing protein yields the protein MSTVTSTTSLKSLLKLALPISSRLVTGDPATPVSWVCHLRTRPPIFADLEGGELVLVSTSTLANYQKPLTLETIIEDLKETNASALGVRGTLTPRAHQVAKSCNFPVIALPERAILPQVERAVQRYFNNRQAQLTQRAFELQQTLQRHAASYRGLTTMLNALARMLDRPVVIHDRRGTVLSRGLPASHGHDWDSHLALAGGAEFIRRFDLDDRAFFEDDWQIIRSPAGLTAPLVCESRLLGYVSVLSAGESPDEFDLMALEYSASTFARELVRQQTVDLTVEANPVQNDWIGEWLNSPVVDDTLLALRAEKDSFQSGVWYAVVVFHWLPSAERAGGAFSPERMVKLIQAEMHQRRIQAPVGQYVDRAVLLFPLDEPQQTQRLKQIVGLLHDNLTKAAPDGEITVGVGRPVYGLTALRESFKEAERALTLSEQLWDESQVAFFGDLSLYELLLNVSDPNVLSTFCDHWLAPLSSYDDQHHTDLLPTLHAYFANNGNMARTAHILSIHRNTLVYRLGRITEIIQLDMDDPNVRLNLHLALKVQKMLAAPATHVRSA from the coding sequence ATGAGCACCGTCACATCTACCACCTCACTCAAGTCCCTGCTCAAGCTGGCTCTGCCCATCAGCAGCCGCCTGGTCACAGGGGATCCCGCCACGCCCGTTAGCTGGGTTTGCCATCTGCGTACTCGCCCTCCGATTTTCGCCGACCTGGAGGGTGGCGAGCTGGTGCTCGTCTCTACTTCGACGCTGGCAAACTACCAAAAGCCCTTAACGCTTGAAACGATTATCGAAGATTTGAAGGAAACCAACGCGAGCGCGCTCGGTGTGCGTGGCACGCTGACGCCTCGTGCGCACCAGGTCGCCAAGAGCTGCAACTTCCCGGTCATCGCCCTGCCGGAACGCGCGATTCTGCCGCAGGTTGAGCGCGCTGTCCAGCGCTATTTTAACAACCGGCAGGCGCAGCTCACGCAGCGGGCCTTCGAGTTGCAGCAAACGCTCCAACGCCACGCGGCCAGCTATCGCGGCCTGACGACCATGCTCAACGCCCTGGCGCGTATGCTCGATCGCCCGGTAGTGATCCACGACCGGCGCGGCACGGTCCTCAGCCGGGGACTACCCGCTTCGCATGGCCACGACTGGGATTCGCACCTGGCGCTGGCGGGCGGCGCGGAGTTTATCCGCCGCTTCGACCTGGACGATCGCGCGTTCTTCGAGGACGACTGGCAGATCATCCGCAGCCCCGCCGGGCTGACCGCGCCCCTGGTGTGCGAAAGCCGCCTGCTCGGCTACGTCTCCGTGCTGAGCGCGGGCGAATCGCCGGACGAGTTCGACTTGATGGCGCTCGAATACAGCGCCTCGACCTTCGCCCGCGAGCTGGTCCGCCAGCAGACGGTCGATCTCACCGTCGAAGCGAACCCGGTGCAGAACGACTGGATCGGGGAATGGCTGAACAGCCCCGTGGTGGACGATACGCTGCTGGCTCTGCGCGCCGAAAAGGACAGCTTCCAGTCCGGCGTGTGGTACGCGGTGGTCGTGTTCCACTGGCTGCCCTCCGCCGAACGGGCGGGCGGCGCGTTCTCGCCGGAGCGCATGGTCAAACTGATCCAGGCGGAGATGCACCAGCGCCGGATTCAGGCCCCCGTCGGCCAGTACGTGGACCGTGCCGTGCTGTTGTTCCCGCTGGATGAGCCGCAGCAGACGCAGCGCCTGAAGCAAATCGTCGGGCTGCTGCACGACAACCTGACCAAAGCCGCGCCGGACGGCGAGATAACGGTCGGCGTCGGGCGGCCCGTCTATGGCCTGACCGCGCTGCGCGAGTCGTTCAAGGAAGCCGAGCGCGCGCTGACGCTCTCCGAGCAGCTTTGGGACGAGTCGCAGGTGGCGTTCTTCGGCGACCTCAGCCTGTACGAGCTGCTGCTCAACGTGAGCGATCCGAACGTGCTGTCGACCTTCTGCGATCACTGGCTGGCCCCGCTGTCGTCCTATGACGACCAGCACCACACCGATCTGCTGCCGACGCTGCACGCCTACTTCGCCAATAACGGTAACATGGCGCGCACGGCGCACATCCTGAGCATTCACCGTAACACGCTGGTGTACCGGCTGGGCCGCATCACCGAGATCATCCAGCTCGACATGGACGATCCGAACGTGCGTCTCAACCTGCACCTGGCGTTGAAGGTCCAGAAGATGCTGGCCGCGCCCGCGACCCACGTCCGCAGCGCCTAA
- a CDS encoding DinB family protein, with amino-acid sequence MAHPLVMQLRFTRSEFARCMEGVSAEDAVKRLGPMNCLSWMVGHLASQEQAYWVLMAQDKTVVRDLHKLVGSGKPASTPPLDEMWDAWRTITAAADEFLDTVTTAHLSERLFWMGEPRTETIGTMLLRNIYHYWFHTGESHAIRQQLGHTDLPEFVGSFPPEMVYHPEA; translated from the coding sequence ATGGCACACCCGCTTGTGATGCAGCTCCGGTTCACCCGCAGCGAGTTCGCGCGCTGCATGGAAGGCGTCAGCGCCGAGGACGCCGTCAAACGCCTCGGCCCGATGAACTGCTTGAGCTGGATGGTCGGGCATCTCGCCAGCCAGGAGCAGGCGTACTGGGTCCTGATGGCCCAGGACAAAACCGTCGTGCGTGACCTGCATAAGCTGGTTGGCTCCGGCAAGCCCGCCAGCACGCCGCCCCTGGACGAGATGTGGGACGCGTGGCGCACCATCACGGCGGCGGCAGACGAGTTCCTCGACACGGTGACAACCGCCCACCTGTCGGAGCGCCTCTTCTGGATGGGTGAGCCGCGCACCGAGACCATCGGCACGATGCTGTTGCGCAACATCTACCATTACTGGTTCCATACCGGCGAATCGCACGCGATCCGCCAGCAGCTCGGTCACACCGATCTGCCGGAGTTCGTCGGCTCGTTCCCGCCGGAAATGGTTTATCACCCGGAGGCGTAA
- a CDS encoding nucleoside hydrolase, with protein sequence MARKLIIDTDPGIDDAMAIFLALTSPELDVIGLTTVFGNVDVGTATTNALRLLEIAGRSDIPVARGAAHPLAGPVRSYAFDVHGEDGQGNVFLPPSDAQPVDQAAAAFIIEQVMAAPGEVTLVPVGPLTNIALALRLEPRLVHAVREVVLMGGSALALGNVNPAAEANILGDPEAADVVFGAGWPLVMVGLDVTHKVVMSPEHLDAYGHAQNPLAQHIARIVPFYHAFYQQYYPGLRGIYVHDSSAVAYAIDPTLFTVEQWPVRVETQGISRGKTWPYTGNGETPAGWRERPRVGVCVDVDAERLLALERSRLM encoded by the coding sequence ATGGCGCGCAAACTCATTATCGACACCGATCCCGGTATTGATGACGCGATGGCGATCTTCCTCGCGCTGACGTCGCCAGAGCTGGACGTGATCGGCCTGACGACGGTTTTTGGTAATGTGGATGTGGGTACAGCGACGACCAACGCGCTGCGCCTGCTTGAAATTGCGGGACGCAGTGATATCCCCGTGGCACGCGGCGCGGCGCACCCACTGGCGGGGCCGGTGCGGAGCTATGCGTTCGACGTGCACGGCGAGGACGGGCAGGGCAACGTCTTTTTGCCGCCGTCCGACGCCCAGCCGGTCGATCAGGCCGCCGCGGCGTTTATCATCGAGCAGGTGATGGCCGCGCCCGGCGAGGTGACGCTGGTCCCCGTTGGCCCGTTGACCAACATCGCGCTGGCGCTGCGGCTGGAACCGCGCCTCGTGCACGCCGTGCGCGAGGTGGTGCTGATGGGCGGCAGCGCGCTCGCGCTGGGCAACGTCAATCCCGCCGCCGAGGCGAACATCCTGGGCGATCCCGAAGCGGCGGACGTGGTGTTCGGCGCGGGCTGGCCGCTGGTGATGGTCGGGCTGGACGTGACGCACAAGGTCGTCATGTCGCCGGAGCACCTCGACGCCTACGGGCACGCGCAGAATCCGCTGGCGCAGCACATCGCGCGCATCGTGCCGTTCTACCACGCGTTTTACCAGCAGTATTATCCCGGTCTGCGCGGGATCTACGTGCACGACTCGTCGGCGGTCGCTTACGCCATCGATCCGACGCTGTTCACGGTCGAGCAGTGGCCGGTGCGCGTCGAGACGCAGGGCATCAGCCGGGGCAAGACGTGGCCGTATACGGGCAACGGCGAAACGCCCGCCGGGTGGCGCGAGCGTCCGCGTGTGGGCGTGTGCGTGGACGTGGATGCGGAGCGGCTGCTGGCGCTCGAACGCAGCCGCCTGATGTAA
- a CDS encoding GNAT family N-acetyltransferase, with amino-acid sequence MIGEITIPFSDAPPYSIRPMSPHEADKLEQLDWDAFETYRQRHIREGRPLRHRTRANLDAALNRPHPGIVLEWPPGKLAGYCFTHAWGSLGWLGTLGVAPKSQGVGLGRAVTAAGIELLRGAGCTTIALETMPDSGKNLGLYTKLGLQGRELTVLCQGIPTPSTSVRFDLWRGGDILTLIADQVMPGLNPVPAAQWLLAEEAGQTLVWWEDGHPAAFASVRTGSRREGGYHLYLVVEAAACTPRAAEHWPRYLSEIQWFARSLRRSGVVLPVNMRQQALLRATLDAGLQIVQTRVRMASGGELGSADDILLMTLAM; translated from the coding sequence ATGATCGGTGAAATTACCATCCCGTTCTCTGATGCGCCACCTTATAGTATTCGCCCCATGTCGCCGCATGAGGCCGACAAACTGGAACAGCTCGATTGGGACGCCTTTGAGACATACCGCCAGCGTCACATCCGCGAAGGCCGCCCGCTGCGCCACCGTACGCGCGCCAATCTGGATGCCGCGCTCAACCGCCCCCATCCCGGCATCGTGCTCGAATGGCCGCCCGGCAAGCTCGCAGGATACTGCTTCACGCACGCCTGGGGATCGCTGGGTTGGCTAGGTACGCTCGGCGTCGCGCCCAAGAGTCAGGGCGTTGGATTGGGCCGCGCCGTGACCGCCGCCGGGATCGAACTGCTGCGCGGTGCGGGCTGCACGACCATCGCGCTGGAGACTATGCCCGACAGCGGCAAGAATCTGGGCCTCTACACCAAGTTGGGCCTGCAAGGGCGCGAGCTGACCGTGCTGTGCCAGGGGATCCCCACCCCTTCGACCTCGGTGCGCTTCGATCTGTGGCGGGGCGGCGACATCCTGACGCTGATCGCGGATCAGGTGATGCCGGGCCTGAACCCCGTCCCGGCGGCGCAGTGGCTGCTGGCCGAAGAGGCGGGCCAGACGCTGGTCTGGTGGGAAGATGGGCATCCTGCCGCATTTGCATCGGTGCGTACGGGATCCCGGCGTGAAGGGGGCTATCACCTGTACCTCGTCGTCGAGGCGGCGGCCTGCACACCCCGCGCCGCCGAGCACTGGCCGCGCTACTTGAGCGAAATCCAGTGGTTCGCGCGCAGCCTGCGCAGGTCGGGCGTGGTGCTGCCGGTCAACATGCGGCAGCAGGCGCTGCTCCGCGCGACGCTGGACGCGGGCCTGCAAATCGTGCAGACGCGGGTGCGCATGGCGTCGGGCGGCGAGCTGGGATCGGCGGATGACATCCTGCTGATGACGCTGGCGATGTAA
- a CDS encoding transposase has protein sequence MDRQYRTYTKEFKRDALELWESSGKSASQVERELGITKGLLLKWRDRYQVTRQAGQSELAPSDLAASQQEVRRLRRALAIAEQERDILKKAVSIFSKLER, from the coding sequence ATGGACAGGCAATATCGAACCTACACGAAGGAGTTCAAGCGGGATGCACTGGAGCTGTGGGAAAGCAGCGGCAAGAGTGCGTCGCAAGTGGAACGCGAGCTAGGGATCACCAAGGGACTGCTGCTGAAGTGGCGAGACCGGTATCAGGTGACACGGCAAGCAGGCCAGAGCGAGTTGGCGCCGAGTGATCTGGCCGCATCACAGCAGGAAGTGCGACGATTGCGGCGAGCGCTGGCCATCGCCGAGCAAGAACGAGACATCCTAAAAAAAGCGGTGAGCATCTTCAGCAAGCTGGAGCGGTGA
- a CDS encoding response regulator transcription factor, with protein sequence MRILIVDDHAVVRAGLKALLEQQPDFVVVGEAESGIDAVRQAAAHRPDIVVMDIRMPGGLSGIEACEQIVDQFPYMKVIMLTSYAEDELVMDAVRAGAVGYVLKRVGSTDLIDAIRTVGKGDALIDPAMTKALLEEVRQAAQVKEASAFSELTPQEMRILALMVEGLTNREIAAQLFLGEGTVRNYVGNILSKLQVSNRAEAAVFAVKNHIERHLPTEDDN encoded by the coding sequence TTGCGTATTCTTATCGTCGATGATCATGCGGTTGTACGTGCCGGGCTGAAAGCGCTCCTCGAGCAGCAGCCCGACTTCGTCGTGGTCGGGGAAGCCGAAAGTGGCATCGATGCCGTGCGTCAAGCCGCGGCCCACCGGCCTGACATTGTCGTCATGGACATCCGCATGCCCGGCGGCCTGTCCGGGATAGAAGCCTGCGAGCAAATCGTCGATCAGTTCCCCTACATGAAGGTCATCATGTTGACCTCCTATGCGGAGGACGAACTGGTGATGGATGCCGTACGGGCGGGCGCGGTTGGTTACGTGCTCAAGCGCGTCGGCAGCACCGACCTCATCGATGCGATCCGCACCGTTGGTAAGGGCGACGCCCTGATCGATCCGGCGATGACCAAGGCCCTGCTCGAAGAAGTCCGGCAGGCGGCCCAGGTCAAAGAAGCGTCCGCCTTCTCTGAACTGACACCCCAGGAAATGCGCATCCTGGCGCTGATGGTCGAAGGTCTGACCAACCGCGAGATCGCTGCGCAGTTGTTCTTGGGCGAAGGCACCGTGCGCAACTACGTCGGCAACATCCTGAGCAAGCTCCAGGTATCCAACCGTGCCGAGGCGGCGGTGTTCGCCGTCAAGAATCACATCGAGCGGCACCTGCCCACCGAAGACGATAACTGA
- a CDS encoding S41 family peptidase: MTTLIRRPTSLALMLVLLAALALPAASTSAQGLQPFGAAGPQTITGSFVTTNPIYPTIGATIGVVLYDFAGEIQQNYAFVSPPDAQKLADVSGSIAAGSYTLALPDEPQGTLMDFDGDASTPPGVQIFVTALFIDFLGDEYVNRGESLLNPSVSVQPMTYDITGGTVLAWAAQDGEQFPAGLGADGAAFTEDDPLMELPAGWSVVDLDTAPFTLVREKSVDIPLLETLGALNDYSNLTYIEAWQNLLARTRVTYPFTEEKGIDWDAIEVEVTPLVEIATTDLEFHLAIARFGELIPDTHIGYASVTVMQNLLLGGVGVEQLAVTDDGEVVVLSVLKNLPAAKAGIEAGDVLTKVDGTPALQALDETPMLLTSASTLHGRRFIQAATLLQGAIGSDVQLAWRHEDGTTGSATLTRVPDASSLLSAFGGGLLGPVIDAQMLPSGIGYISVKGFAEEVSAANNWFADELEALVDEGAQGIILDVRDNSGGLVNLAMAEAGRFFPDYERIFDFYYADGAGGFAYRGFIEILMETPTYDGPVAVLVNEMTGSAGDMFAYAMTQQDRAIIVGHTPSGGFTGEVSDGQYTLPGGLQVQIPTGRPVDPVTGETLIEGTGVAPDIRVPITREGLLSPEDEVLQAAEDAILAME; encoded by the coding sequence ATGACCACCTTGATCCGCCGCCCCACTTCGCTCGCGCTCATGCTCGTCCTGCTGGCCGCCCTGGCGCTGCCGGCGGCGAGCACGTCCGCGCAGGGCTTGCAGCCGTTCGGCGCTGCCGGTCCGCAGACGATCACCGGCAGTTTTGTGACGACCAACCCGATCTATCCGACCATCGGCGCAACTATCGGGGTGGTGCTGTACGACTTCGCCGGGGAGATCCAACAAAATTACGCGTTCGTCTCCCCGCCCGACGCACAGAAACTGGCCGACGTCAGCGGCAGCATCGCGGCGGGCAGCTATACGCTGGCCCTGCCGGACGAGCCGCAGGGCACGTTGATGGACTTCGACGGCGACGCCAGCACGCCGCCGGGCGTGCAGATCTTCGTCACCGCCCTGTTCATCGACTTCCTGGGCGACGAGTACGTCAACCGGGGCGAATCGCTGCTGAATCCCTCGGTCAGCGTGCAGCCGATGACGTACGACATCACCGGCGGCACGGTCCTGGCGTGGGCCGCGCAGGACGGCGAGCAGTTCCCCGCCGGGCTGGGTGCGGATGGGGCAGCGTTTACCGAGGACGATCCGCTGATGGAACTGCCCGCCGGGTGGAGCGTGGTCGATCTCGACACGGCCCCCTTCACCCTGGTGCGCGAAAAGTCGGTGGATATCCCGCTGCTCGAAACGCTCGGCGCGCTGAACGACTACAGCAACCTCACTTACATCGAGGCGTGGCAGAATTTGCTGGCGCGCACGCGCGTCACGTACCCGTTCACCGAGGAAAAGGGCATCGACTGGGACGCGATCGAAGTCGAGGTCACGCCGCTGGTCGAGATAGCCACCACCGACCTGGAATTCCACCTTGCTATCGCGCGCTTCGGCGAGCTGATCCCCGACACGCACATCGGCTATGCGTCCGTGACGGTGATGCAGAACCTGCTGCTGGGTGGCGTTGGCGTCGAGCAGTTGGCGGTCACGGATGACGGCGAGGTCGTGGTGCTAAGCGTGCTGAAGAACCTGCCCGCCGCGAAGGCCGGGATTGAGGCGGGCGACGTGCTGACCAAGGTTGACGGCACGCCCGCGCTACAAGCCCTGGACGAGACGCCGATGCTGCTCACCAGCGCCTCGACCCTGCACGGGCGGCGCTTCATCCAGGCCGCGACCCTGCTGCAGGGCGCAATCGGCTCGGACGTGCAGCTCGCGTGGCGGCACGAGGACGGCACTACCGGCAGCGCCACGCTGACCCGCGTGCCGGACGCGTCCTCGCTGTTGAGCGCCTTTGGCGGCGGCCTCCTCGGGCCGGTGATCGATGCGCAGATGCTGCCGTCCGGCATCGGCTACATCAGCGTGAAGGGCTTCGCGGAGGAAGTCAGCGCGGCGAACAACTGGTTCGCGGACGAGCTTGAGGCGCTGGTGGACGAGGGCGCGCAGGGCATCATCCTCGACGTGCGCGATAACAGCGGCGGGCTGGTCAACCTGGCAATGGCCGAGGCGGGCCGCTTCTTCCCCGACTACGAGCGCATCTTCGACTTTTATTATGCAGACGGCGCGGGCGGCTTCGCTTACCGGGGCTTCATAGAGATCCTCATGGAGACGCCGACCTACGACGGGCCGGTAGCGGTGCTGGTCAACGAGATGACCGGCAGCGCGGGCGACATGTTCGCCTATGCCATGACGCAGCAGGACCGCGCGATCATCGTGGGCCATACGCCGAGCGGCGGCTTCACCGGCGAGGTCAGCGACGGCCAGTACACGCTGCCGGGCGGTTTGCAGGTGCAGATCCCAACCGGGCGGCCCGTCGATCCCGTCACGGGCGAGACGCTGATCGAGGGTACGGGCGTCGCGCCGGACATCCGCGTGCCGATCACGCGCGAAGGACTGCTCTCCCCGGAGGACGAAGTGCTCCAGGCTGCCGAGGATGCAATTCTGGCGATGGAGTAG
- a CDS encoding IS3 family transposase: MKYAFIAAHCGEYPVRRMCQVLKVSPSGYYDWRKRPRSQRQQANDGLLGAIERAYETSRQTYGSPRIHAALKQQGLCVSRKRVARLMQQHDLVGKGSRRRPPHTTQREVDAPVAPNRLAQHFTASQPDEIWLGDITYLDTYEGWLYLALVMDLFSRRVVGWAMAPHLRATLVEQALRMALGWRLPLTSLLHHSDRGSQYTSHLVQTLLADHHIQVSMSGAGCCYDNAPMESFIGTLKTECAAGPFATHALARQAIFEYIEVWYNRQRLHSSLDYTSPALFERRFYDTFPVR; this comes from the coding sequence GTGAAGTATGCCTTCATCGCCGCGCACTGTGGCGAGTACCCGGTGCGGCGGATGTGCCAGGTGCTGAAGGTATCGCCGAGCGGCTACTACGACTGGCGCAAGCGCCCACGCAGTCAACGCCAGCAAGCGAACGACGGTCTGCTGGGCGCGATTGAGCGCGCGTATGAAACGAGCCGCCAGACGTATGGCAGCCCGCGGATTCACGCCGCGTTGAAGCAGCAAGGGCTGTGCGTGAGCCGGAAGCGCGTCGCGCGCCTGATGCAGCAGCACGATCTTGTCGGAAAAGGGTCGCGTCGCAGGCCGCCCCACACCACGCAGCGCGAGGTCGACGCACCGGTTGCGCCGAACCGGCTGGCCCAGCACTTCACGGCCAGCCAGCCGGACGAGATCTGGCTGGGCGACATCACCTACCTCGATACATACGAGGGCTGGCTGTATCTCGCCCTGGTGATGGACCTGTTCAGTCGCAGGGTTGTGGGCTGGGCCATGGCACCCCATCTGCGTGCGACGTTGGTCGAGCAAGCCCTGCGCATGGCGTTGGGCTGGCGGCTGCCGCTGACGTCCCTGCTGCATCACTCTGACCGGGGCAGCCAGTACACCAGTCATCTCGTCCAGACCCTGCTGGCTGACCATCACATCCAGGTCAGCATGAGTGGCGCGGGCTGCTGCTACGACAATGCGCCGATGGAAAGCTTCATCGGCACCTTGAAGACCGAGTGCGCTGCCGGCCCGTTTGCGACCCATGCCCTGGCGCGGCAGGCGATTTTCGAGTACATCGAGGTCTGGTATAACCGCCAGCGGCTGCATTCGTCGCTGGACTACACCAGCCCCGCCCTTTTTGAACGTCGTTTCTACGACACTTTTCCCGTCCGTTGA
- a CDS encoding MgtC/SapB family protein produces the protein MSVEAQLHALVSVAVGTLLAGVIGLDREWRHRQAGIRTHMLVGLGSALIVSMAHLQYNADSAARLAAGVISGIGFLGAGVIVQRHDRVHELTTAASIWVVAMIGITAGAQLYVLAAGTTLIGWVVLTLLRAVTKRHIPPGEEAGGVGQDGR, from the coding sequence ATGAGCGTCGAAGCACAACTACACGCCCTGGTATCCGTCGCCGTTGGCACGCTGCTGGCGGGCGTGATTGGGCTCGACCGCGAGTGGCGCCACCGCCAAGCCGGTATCCGTACGCATATGTTGGTCGGCCTCGGCTCAGCGTTGATCGTGAGTATGGCACATTTACAATACAACGCCGATTCCGCCGCGCGGCTGGCCGCGGGCGTCATTTCCGGCATCGGATTCCTGGGGGCGGGCGTGATCGTCCAACGCCATGATCGCGTGCACGAACTGACGACCGCTGCGTCGATCTGGGTTGTGGCAATGATCGGGATCACAGCCGGGGCGCAGCTCTATGTGTTGGCCGCAGGTACGACGCTGATCGGGTGGGTGGTGCTCACCCTGCTGCGTGCGGTGACCAAGCGCCACATTCCGCCGGGCGAAGAAGCGGGCGGTGTGGGGCAGGATGGGCGCTGA
- a CDS encoding AAA family ATPase encodes MNQAQMMRYERLAVWAQAEWQRRYGDSAYKLLWTSESCGNQLAQSRIKPRRRLKGSVYYTGVEQIPCGEVISISEYVIPGRKVVLGETVGAFRFSFIHTSGAFDVLYVSSYYRDDDPNIVSVALIPPDRLDAWVNFEALCNEAVRRPTRRQDVYIVGGTNAYFKPTVDWDEVILPNSIKDDLRSDMEAFFKDGVKIYRELNLAPFRKLLLVGPPGTGKTMLCSAMAKLALQKKRVVVYVSGADDDGASFHKIHHALNVVATAGYPVLLIVEEIDVYLRKDDKARILNVLDGLESPNNGRGALLLATTNYPEVIDERIAKRPGRMDRIITIPTIQDEDVAFEMLHHYMGAQWHEEHAAVVPFLVGQTGAFVREIALHARMLAAHNHQRAVDLNTLQQSVDSLSNQLRTGDNLLPRRNIGFEADNNGSGSYDVPEEEESFPVGSASEDGLD; translated from the coding sequence ATGAATCAGGCGCAAATGATGCGCTATGAGCGTCTGGCGGTCTGGGCGCAGGCGGAATGGCAGCGGCGTTATGGCGACAGCGCGTATAAGCTGTTGTGGACGTCGGAAAGCTGCGGCAACCAACTCGCCCAGAGCCGGATCAAGCCACGCCGCCGCCTGAAGGGCAGCGTGTACTACACCGGCGTTGAGCAGATCCCGTGCGGCGAAGTGATCTCGATTAGCGAGTACGTCATCCCCGGTCGTAAGGTCGTACTGGGGGAGACAGTCGGCGCGTTTCGCTTCAGCTTTATCCACACTTCCGGCGCGTTCGACGTGCTCTACGTCAGCTCGTACTACCGCGACGACGACCCGAATATCGTCTCCGTGGCGCTGATACCGCCCGACCGACTCGACGCGTGGGTAAACTTCGAGGCGCTGTGCAATGAGGCGGTACGGAGGCCCACCCGCCGCCAGGACGTGTACATCGTCGGCGGCACCAACGCCTACTTCAAGCCCACCGTCGATTGGGACGAGGTGATTCTGCCCAATTCGATCAAAGACGATCTGCGCTCCGACATGGAAGCGTTCTTCAAGGACGGCGTGAAGATCTACCGCGAGCTGAACCTCGCGCCGTTCCGCAAGCTGCTGCTGGTGGGGCCGCCCGGCACGGGCAAGACCATGCTGTGCTCCGCGATGGCAAAGCTCGCGCTGCAAAAGAAGCGCGTGGTCGTCTACGTCTCCGGCGCGGACGACGATGGCGCGTCCTTCCACAAAATTCACCACGCACTGAATGTGGTCGCCACGGCGGGCTACCCCGTGCTGCTGATCGTGGAAGAGATCGACGTGTACCTGCGCAAAGACGACAAGGCGCGCATCTTGAACGTGCTCGACGGGCTGGAATCGCCCAATAACGGACGCGGCGCGCTGCTGCTGGCGACCACCAACTATCCCGAAGTGATCGACGAGCGCATCGCCAAGCGTCCCGGACGCATGGACCGCATCATCACCATTCCGACGATTCAGGACGAGGACGTGGCGTTCGAGATGCTGCATCACTATATGGGCGCGCAGTGGCACGAGGAGCACGCGGCGGTGGTGCCGTTCCTGGTGGGGCAGACGGGCGCGTTCGTGCGCGAGATCGCGCTGCACGCGCGCATGCTGGCCGCGCACAACCACCAGCGCGCCGTCGATCTGAACACGCTCCAGCAGTCGGTGGACAGCCTCTCTAACCAGTTGCGGACCGGGGATAATCTGTTGCCGCGCCGCAATATCGGCTTTGAGGCGGACAATAACGGATCGGGGTCGTATGACGTGCCGGAGGAGGAGGAATCCTTCCCGGTGGGCAGCGCGTCCGAGGACGGGTTGGACTGA